A stretch of Gorilla gorilla gorilla isolate KB3781 chromosome 9, NHGRI_mGorGor1-v2.1_pri, whole genome shotgun sequence DNA encodes these proteins:
- the MRPL16 gene encoding large ribosomal subunit protein uL16m, with protein MWRLLARASAPLLRAPLSDSWAPLPASAGVKTLLPVPSFEDVSIPEKPKLRFIERAPLVPKVRREPKNLSDIRGPSTEATEFTEGNFAILALGGGYLHWGHFEMMRLTINRSMDPKNMFAIWRVPAPFKPITRKSVGHRMGGGKGAIDHYVTPVKAGRLIVEMGGRCEFEEVQGFLDQVAHKLPFAAKAVSRRTLEKMRKDQEERERNNQNPWTFERIATANMLGIRKVLSPYDLTHKGKYWGKFYMPKRV; from the exons ATGTGGAGGCTGCTGGCTCGCGCTAGTGCGCCGCTCCTGCGGGCGCCCTTGTCAG ATTCCTGGGCACCCCTCCCCGCCAGTGCTGGCGTAAAGACACTGCTCCCAGTACCAAGTTTTGAAG ATGTTTCCATTCCTGAAAAACCCAAGCTTAGATTTATTGAAAGGGCACCACTTGTGCCAAAAGTAAGAAGAGAACCTAAAAATTTAAGTGACATACGGGGACCTTCCACTGAAGCTACGGAGTTTACAGAAGGCAATTTTGCAATCTTG GCATTGGGTGGTGGCTACCTGCATTGGGGCCACTTTGAAATGATGCGCCTGACAATCAACCGCTCTATGGACCCCAAGAACATGTTTGCCATATGGCGGGTACCAGCCCCTTTCAAGCCCATCACTCGCAAAAGTGTTGGGCATCGCATGGGGGGAGGCAAAGGTGCCATTGACCACTACGTGACACCTGTGAAGGCTGGCCGCcttattgtagagatgggtggGCGTTGTGAATTTGAAGAAGTGCAAGGTTTCCTTGACCAGGTTGCCCACAAGTTGCCCTTCGCAGCAAAGGCTGTGAGCCGCAGGACTCTAGAGAAGATGCGAAAAGATCAAGAGGAAAGAGAACGTAACAACCAGAACCCCTGGACATTTGAGCGAATAGCCACTGCCAACATGCTGGGCATACGGAAAGTACTGAGCCCATATGACTTGACCCACAAGGGGAAATACTGGGGCAAGTTCTACATGCCCAAACGTGTGTAG